ttcatgtgtgtgtgtgtcagaggtgggtttcagcaggttctgaccagttctgtagaactagtagcagaaattttgaatagttcagagaaccagtagtggaaattttgagtagtttggagaaccggtaaataccacctttgactggcctcgtccccatctattctctgccttttGAGTCCCAACTGattgagagggaatggagatttttgcagtatctttcccctgcaaCGCCCACCAAGTAAAaaactttgaatcccaccgctgGCGTGTATGTGTGCAAAAGAAAGTATCTCTATCAGGCTTACCTATCAGCTCTCTAGTCTTTAGCTCTCCTTCATAGCCAGCAGCACACGTTCCCTGGCAGCAATCAATCACCTGTCTTCTGTTCAATATTTGCTTTTCTTCAGTGAATACCAAGAGTGAGGTGTCTTTCACAGTAAGGACAGAGCAAAAAGTACTGCTCCTTTCCACCCTTCCTGCCCCAATAACACTACTATGGTTGTCCTCaagttacaatagttcatttagtgactgttcgaagttacaacaacactgaaaatagGGACTTTTCACACTTCCAACCagcatgagccatggtggcacactgGTACTACAGGTACTCCCTGCAGTTGggcaatttgaatttgaatttgaatttattagatttgaatttattagatttgtatctaataaagactcggggcggctcacaacaagtcagtaatacaatacaatacaaatctaacgttaaaatttaaactaaattaaaatacatgtataaaaaccccattaactacacagtcatacacacttggtccagctgatcaatatagaggtcagagaaaaaaggggggggtttaatacccccacgcctggcggcagagatgggtctttagcattttgtggaaggtgaggagggtagcgccagttcaaatctctggggggagttgattccagagggctggggccacccgacagaaggcattgtttagtcgatgagaccctgagaaggccaactctgtgggacctaattgggtgctgggattcatgcggcagcaggcggtttcgtaggtattctggtccgaatttggttctcaccaggctgaaggttgactcatccttccatccttccgaagttggtaaaatgtggacccagattttggggggcaacatgctgtaaagcactctgaagtggtatataaatctaatattgctattgctatctccatggtcagtagtgggttgctactgatgCGGTAGGAGACTGTGCACCAgtagtggctgccagattgcTCAATTTGTGCACGACTACTTTGGTGGCAATCCTATGGATgccaccatctctctttttttggtattTTTCACTTCATGCGCATGCACGCAACACAactgaagctgtgcatgcagcgcaccagtagcggcGGTAGTAGCAATCTGCTCCTGCCCAATGTCATGTAatgaaaattcagatgtttgacaactgTCTCAtgttataatggttgcagtgtcctggagtcatgagatcaccttttgcaaccttctgaccatCGAAGTCAAtgaggaatccagattcacttaagaacctggttactaacttaactgaagcgatttacttaacaactctggTGAGAAAGGTCGTATGAAGGGAAAAATTAatttaactgtcttgcttaatagaatagaaaagaaaagaaaagaatagaatagaattttattggccaagtgtgattggacacacaaggaatttgtcttggtgcatactaCAGGCACAGTAGCCTGGAGGGTCCAAGATGGCATTCGTGCAGCAGCTGTACCAGTTCGTGTTCCGCCACTTGGTTTTGATGGTCGTGGTGGGCATCGTGATTTTTGAGCGGGGCTTTGACCAGGCCACGGAGAAGATTTTCTGCCGCCTCAATGAGGGGAGACTATGGAAAGACATCAAGCACAGGTACGAAGTCAAGCAGGACTGAGGCACAGCAAGACGAACCCCGGATTCTGGTTGGATCCTCCTGCATCTTCACTCAACAGCCCTTTGGTTTGTGGTTGGCTGTTCATCCAGCAGATGTTCATCTTTCTACAATGGCCTGGTGTGCGCTACTCCAAGCGATGAAAAGATTCAAATGACTTTGTGGTTTTCGCTGAAAAGCAGCTTAATAAAATGCATTgtctaaaaaaagaaagaaacataaacataaaccagaaagtccaattgcctcttgaaaattgGATTTTGCCCCATAGTTACCTTT
This genomic window from Erythrolamprus reginae isolate rEryReg1 chromosome 1, rEryReg1.hap1, whole genome shotgun sequence contains:
- the UQCR10 gene encoding cytochrome b-c1 complex subunit 9, with the protein product MAFVQQLYQFVFRHLVLMVVVGIVIFERGFDQATEKIFCRLNEGRLWKDIKHRYEVKQD